A window of Ruminiclostridium herbifermentans genomic DNA:
GGAATGGCTTATATCTCAGTAGAATCCGTTATAACACAGAAAAACATAGATTACATAGATGAAATGGTTGAATTTTGTAGGGATAATGGGATAAGTCAAATTCGTTTTCAACCAGTTGTATTGATTGGAAGAGGTAACGAACGTAACGATTTAGGTCTGTCTAAAGAGCAATTAGAATTGCTAGCAGCTAAAGTTAAAGACATACGAAATGTAATTTTTACCGAGATAATAAATAATGTTGATAAACCTAAAATTCAAGTTAACCTTATTGATCAGTCTACACATATTATTTATGGCATTAAAACAGGCAGAAACATTGGTGGCATAATAAAGTATGATGGAACATTAAAGATTAGTGCCTATTTACATTATACATTTGGAAACATAAGAAATAGCAATGGTTTCATGAATATATGGAGGAATGGATACAATGTTGGATGGAGACATCCTGAACTTATTTCAACTCTAAGTAGTGTACGAAATATAAAGGACATAGAACTTGCAGCAAAAAATATGAACTATAAGGCTAAAAGTTTAGATGTTCAGATAGTAAAACCTAAATGAGGAGGTGCAGCATATTTGTCAAGTGTTGTGCAGGTTTTTTCTGGTATAAAAAAGCAATCACTAGATTTTCAGGATTCAATTGATAATTGGTCAAAGGAATTTTCAGAAGCCATTAAAAATGGTATGGCACCTAAGTCATTGTCATCGCCTATTTTTGTCCTTTGGGAATTAACTGGAAAGTGTCCGCAAAATTGTGTTTATTGCTATAATGGCTCACCTAAAAAAGTGGAGGAGTTAACCTCAAAGCAATTATTTGATGTAGCAGATCAAATAATTGAAGCAAAAATATTTAATATTTGTTTAAGCGGCGGTGAACCTACAATGCGTCCTGAGTATTTTCATCTTCTAGAGTATTTAGCTACTTCAGGAATCCAAGTGGGGACTGTATTAAGTGGATGGAACATTGATCCAAAAAGAGCAAGGCATATCGCATATTACGCCAATACAGTCCAGGTAAGCCTTGATGGCTCAAGTGCTGAAATTCATGACAGCATCAGAAGAAGGACCAATTCTTTTAATGATGCTATCAATGCAATTAAACATTTTGTATCACTAGGAACACAAGTTAATGTGTCTTTTGCTGTGACCAAGGATAATGTAGATGATTTTCCTGCAGTATATAAGCTTTGTGAGGATATTGGAGTAGCAACTTTACGAACTCAAAAGCTTACTATATCAGGCAAAGTAAAAAGTAATTCTGATTTTGTAGCTAGTGATAAAGCATATATTAGACTAAAGCAGTATATGGAAGAATATAAAGGTGGCAAAACAGAAATAGTTTACGGAGATCCCACAACGCATGTTAATTTCGGGAAGGATTTTGGGATGTCTGTAATGGCTAGAATTACAGCTGAGGGTTATATGGGTATTTCGCCTTACCTTGATATTTTCTTCGGAGACTTAAAAGAAGATAAATTTAAGGATATTTGGGAAAGTATGAAAGAAGGCTGGCATAACCAAACAGTCTTAAACTTGCTTAATAATTATGTTATGTGTGAGAATGAAGTAATCAAAGATGCCATAGATGGTAAAATTTTTATTAGGGATGGTAAGTGAATATGAATCAAGATCTATATCCAAAGAAAAAAAACATTCGCTGGCGTTGGGACGGACCAGAGGGAGAACATATTACCTTTTTAAATCCTGCAAGCGGTTCAATATGTGTTTTTAATCCTATTGCTGCCATGATATTTCATATGAGTGATGGAACCAATACAATAAAAGACATAATTGATAAAATAGTTGAAGTATATTCTGCACCTAGTGTTGAACTTGTACGGGAAGATGTGTATTCATTTCTAGACTTTATGATTAAGTCGGGAGTAATTATGATGTTAGATGATGAGAAAGAAATTAGTTCAAGAGAGGAACAGGTATGAAATGTTTACACTAAAATCTCCAGCTAAAATTATATGGGAAGTGGCTGATAATTCAAATAATTTTGTAAATTGTAATTCTATTGATGTGAATAATATAACTGATTTTGAAAAGCAGAAAAGAAGTTCTATTCTAAAGAAAATAATAGAATGGACTCCGTTGCAAGTAGTCTTAATCATTGGAGAGCAGATATCTATTAATGAAGAGATGATAGAAATATTACATAATCTTTATAGTAATGGTATTTATGTTCAGCTATGTCCAAATACAGGTTTAATAAGTAATACTGTGGCTGATAATATTGCCAAAATGTGTGATATAGTATCATTTACTTTTGCAGGAGGAAATAAAGTAAGCCATGACTTGAAAATGGGTGATGGCTCTTTTGAGAACACCATAAATTGTATAAAGCTTCTAAAAAATAATAAAATAGAAATATTTTTTTTATTAACAAAAAAAAATTATTGTGAATTGAAGGAAATAATTAAATTATGCAGTACATTTGATAATATTGCTTATTTTACAATACAA
This region includes:
- a CDS encoding radical SAM protein, with amino-acid sequence MSSVVQVFSGIKKQSLDFQDSIDNWSKEFSEAIKNGMAPKSLSSPIFVLWELTGKCPQNCVYCYNGSPKKVEELTSKQLFDVADQIIEAKIFNICLSGGEPTMRPEYFHLLEYLATSGIQVGTVLSGWNIDPKRARHIAYYANTVQVSLDGSSAEIHDSIRRRTNSFNDAINAIKHFVSLGTQVNVSFAVTKDNVDDFPAVYKLCEDIGVATLRTQKLTISGKVKSNSDFVASDKAYIRLKQYMEEYKGGKTEIVYGDPTTHVNFGKDFGMSVMARITAEGYMGISPYLDIFFGDLKEDKFKDIWESMKEGWHNQTVLNLLNNYVMCENEVIKDAIDGKIFIRDGK
- a CDS encoding PqqD family protein encodes the protein MNQDLYPKKKNIRWRWDGPEGEHITFLNPASGSICVFNPIAAMIFHMSDGTNTIKDIIDKIVEVYSAPSVELVREDVYSFLDFMIKSGVIMMLDDEKEISSREEQV
- a CDS encoding radical SAM protein, producing MRKKLVQERNRYEMFTLKSPAKIIWEVADNSNNFVNCNSIDVNNITDFEKQKRSSILKKIIEWTPLQVVLIIGEQISINEEMIEILHNLYSNGIYVQLCPNTGLISNTVADNIAKMCDIVSFTFAGGNKVSHDLKMGDGSFENTINCIKLLKNNKIEIFFLLTKKNYCELKEIIKLCSTFDNIAYFTIQEYIDTNKETDTDLTLDRPQMEELMLELARLKQQYKDKINIRISEESAEIKALLEDRQFNYQVYIAENGEVYVNKLVRFSGGNILSSSLEDIWNNNLSVYWQNPQTKNLFKNFKNVNNMGINNNFMSKGENSL